In Zingiber officinale cultivar Zhangliang chromosome 3B, Zo_v1.1, whole genome shotgun sequence, a single window of DNA contains:
- the LOC122055427 gene encoding probable hexosyltransferase MUCI70 isoform X1: MKLFGGVGEPSLRGRRARRLLRTWRRRGPLLFFSLSLLSIVYLSFFGAKLPFDSHQSNTSLENESFTNVTHVWNGREDEIYKRPRPKARKHHGPCEVGLMESVDNIVEPETYMNFTQFSLQYIAKEDTSHGKDVFEAQFGGHQTLEQREESFNAKNQTIHCGFIEGPEGHPSTGFELSDKDKEHMAGCRVVVSSCIFGNSDFLRRPTSSKISTFSKKNVCFMMFLDELTLKKLSSEGHIPDAMGNIGLWRIIVVKHLPYADLRKTGKVPKFLSHRLFPSARYSIWLDSKMRLHTDPMLILEYFLWRTRSEYAISNHYDRHCVWEEVLQNKRLNKYNHTVIDEQFMFYQSDGLVKFIESNLSSILPSFVPEGSFIVRAHTPMSNLFSCLWFNEVDRFTSRDQLSFAYTFLKLKRMNPGKPLHLNMFKDCERRAVCKLFHHRVEDINPPPPTTRSSVN; this comes from the exons ATGAAGCTGTTCGGTGGCGTCGGTGAGCCATCGCTGCGCGGCCGCCGCGCGAGAAGGCTCTTGCGCACGTGGAGGCGGAGAGGCCCGCTGTTGTTCTTCTCGCTGTCTTTGCTTTCTATAGTTTATCTCTCTTTCTTTGGCGCAAAGTTGCCATTTGACA GTCACCAAAGTAATACTTCTTTGGAGAATGAAAGCTTCACTAATGTTACACATGTTTGGAATGGTAGGGAGGATGAAATTTATAAACGTCCAAGACCAAAAGCTCGCAAGCATC ATGGCCCATGTGAAGTTGGATTAATGGAGTCAGTTGACAATATCGTTGAACCTGAAACTTACATGAATTTTACACAATTCTCTCTCCAGTATATCGCCAAAGAAGATACTTCTCATGGGAAAGATGTATTTGAGGCTCAATTTGGTGGGCATCAGACACTTGAACAAAGAGAAGAGTCATTTAATGCAAAAAATCAAACAATTCATTGTGGTTTTATTGAAGGCCCAGAGGGACATCCTAGCACTGGTTTCGAACTGTCTGACAAAGATAAGGAACATATGGCTGGTTGCAGGGTTGTTGTATCATCTTGTATTTTTGGAAATTCTGATTTTTTACGGAGGCCAACTAGCAGTAAG ATCAGCACATTTTCTAAGAAGAATGTATGCTTCATGATGTTCTTGGACGAGCTAACACTGAAAAAACTTTCTTCAGAAGGTCACATTCCTGATGCGATGGGTAACATTGGCCTATGGCGCATTATTGTTGTAAAACACTTACCATATGCTGATTTGCGAAAAACTGGAAAAGTGCCAAAATTTTTGTCCCATAGACTGTTTCCATCTGCCAG ATATTCTATTTGGCTTGATAGCAAAATGCGCCTCCATACTGATCCTATGTTGATTCTTGAATACTTTTTGTGGAGGACAAGATCAGAATATGCCATATCAAATCATTATGATCGCCATTGTGTTTGGGAGGAAGTACTCCAGAACAAGCGCTTGAATAAGTACAATCATACTGTCATTGACGAGCAGTTTATGTTCTATCAGTCTGACGGTTTGGTGAAGTTTATTGAGTCTAATCTCAGCTCTATTCTTCCAAGTT TTGTACCAGAAGGCTCGTTTATAGTGCGTGCACACACACCTATGTCAAATTTGTTTTCATGCCTTTGGTTTAACGAAGTTGATAGGTTCACCTCCCGTGATCAGTTGAGTTTTGCATACACTTTCTTAAAGCTGAAGAGAATGAATCCGGGAAAACCACTTCATCTAAACATGTTCAAG GACTGCGAAAGGCGAGCCGTATGCAAGTTGTTTCACCACAGAGTGGAAGATATTAATCCTCCACCGCCGACCACCAGGAGCTCTGTGAATTGA
- the LOC122055427 gene encoding probable hexosyltransferase MUCI70 isoform X2 produces MKASLMLHMFGMVGRMKFINVQDQKLASIYIAKEDTSHGKDVFEAQFGGHQTLEQREESFNAKNQTIHCGFIEGPEGHPSTGFELSDKDKEHMAGCRVVVSSCIFGNSDFLRRPTSSKISTFSKKNVCFMMFLDELTLKKLSSEGHIPDAMGNIGLWRIIVVKHLPYADLRKTGKVPKFLSHRLFPSARYSIWLDSKMRLHTDPMLILEYFLWRTRSEYAISNHYDRHCVWEEVLQNKRLNKYNHTVIDEQFMFYQSDGLVKFIESNLSSILPSFVPEGSFIVRAHTPMSNLFSCLWFNEVDRFTSRDQLSFAYTFLKLKRMNPGKPLHLNMFKDCERRAVCKLFHHRVEDINPPPPTTRSSVN; encoded by the exons ATGAAAGCTTCACTAATGTTACACATGTTTGGAATGGTAGGGAGGATGAAATTTATAAACGTCCAAGACCAAAAGCTCGCAAGCATC TATATCGCCAAAGAAGATACTTCTCATGGGAAAGATGTATTTGAGGCTCAATTTGGTGGGCATCAGACACTTGAACAAAGAGAAGAGTCATTTAATGCAAAAAATCAAACAATTCATTGTGGTTTTATTGAAGGCCCAGAGGGACATCCTAGCACTGGTTTCGAACTGTCTGACAAAGATAAGGAACATATGGCTGGTTGCAGGGTTGTTGTATCATCTTGTATTTTTGGAAATTCTGATTTTTTACGGAGGCCAACTAGCAGTAAG ATCAGCACATTTTCTAAGAAGAATGTATGCTTCATGATGTTCTTGGACGAGCTAACACTGAAAAAACTTTCTTCAGAAGGTCACATTCCTGATGCGATGGGTAACATTGGCCTATGGCGCATTATTGTTGTAAAACACTTACCATATGCTGATTTGCGAAAAACTGGAAAAGTGCCAAAATTTTTGTCCCATAGACTGTTTCCATCTGCCAG ATATTCTATTTGGCTTGATAGCAAAATGCGCCTCCATACTGATCCTATGTTGATTCTTGAATACTTTTTGTGGAGGACAAGATCAGAATATGCCATATCAAATCATTATGATCGCCATTGTGTTTGGGAGGAAGTACTCCAGAACAAGCGCTTGAATAAGTACAATCATACTGTCATTGACGAGCAGTTTATGTTCTATCAGTCTGACGGTTTGGTGAAGTTTATTGAGTCTAATCTCAGCTCTATTCTTCCAAGTT TTGTACCAGAAGGCTCGTTTATAGTGCGTGCACACACACCTATGTCAAATTTGTTTTCATGCCTTTGGTTTAACGAAGTTGATAGGTTCACCTCCCGTGATCAGTTGAGTTTTGCATACACTTTCTTAAAGCTGAAGAGAATGAATCCGGGAAAACCACTTCATCTAAACATGTTCAAG GACTGCGAAAGGCGAGCCGTATGCAAGTTGTTTCACCACAGAGTGGAAGATATTAATCCTCCACCGCCGACCACCAGGAGCTCTGTGAATTGA
- the LOC122055429 gene encoding uncharacterized protein At5g39570-like has translation MARRGRDDATDEFDDYDPTPYGGGYDLAITFGRAIPPSEETCYPISSSSGVDYDRPHYSSGSVSSDYVGGDYETPEYGYSKPKPNPKPQPNLKPQQEVEEGESGGYGGFGGRRPQPNPGYEYSGKQEYGSGYGGGRPNREEESEYGSGYRGGRPKREEESEYGSGYGGGRPKRDEYGYDQPKPYGEEGAGQGYGYESGSKYQGGGRQSHQGEEHSYSSNPSYQRPSYGGEEEIGRYNKPSRYDQGEEYGRPSYGNSGYDPDQGEGFARPSYGGNDYGEEKKHRHHQHRYTDDE, from the exons ATGGCTCGGAGAGGAAGAGACGACGCCACGGATGAGTTCGACGACTACGATCCCACGCCCTATGGCGGAGGATACGATCTTGCGATCACCTTTGGCCGTGCTATCCCGCCCTCGGAGGAGACCTGCTACCCCATCTCCTCCTCCTCCGGCGTCGACTACGACCGGCCGCATTACTCCTCCGGATCTGTCTCCTCCGATTACGTCGGCGGAGATTACGAGACGCCTGAGTACGGTTACTCCAAGCCTAAGCCTAATCCTAAGCCGCAGCCGAACCTCAAGCCCCAGCAGGAGGTTGAGGAAGGCGAATCAGGCGGTTACGGTGGCTTCGGCGGTCGCCGGCCACAACCCAACCCTGGTTACGAGTATAGTGGGAAGCAGGAGTACGGATCTGGTTACGGAGGTGGAAGGCCCAATCGTGAAGAAGAATCTGAGTACGGATCTGGTTACCGTGGTGGAAGGCCCAAGCGAGAAGAAGAATCGGAGTACGGATCTGGTTATGGTGGTGGGAGACCTAAACGCGATGAGTACGGGTACGACCAACCCAAGCCCTACGGAGAAGAGGGGGCTGGGCAAGGGTATGGCTATGAAAGTGGAAGCAAATACCAGGGTGGAGGTCGGCAGTCGCACCAGGGTGAGGAGCATAGCTATAGCTCGAATCCGAGTTATCAGAGGCCGAGCTACGGCGGTGAGGAGGAGATTGGGAGGTATAATAAGCCGAGCAGATATGATCAAGGTGAAGAGTATGGTCGCCCTAGCTATGGCAACTCTGGGTATGATCCTGATCAAGGCGAAGGATTTGCACGCCCTAGCTAT GGAGGTAACGACTACGGTGAGGAAAAGAAGCATCGTCATCACCAACACCGGTACACTGATGATGAATGA
- the LOC122055431 gene encoding protein SHI RELATED SEQUENCE 4-like has product MAAGFPFGSGVGGEGHRKMPLTGNFFLYGGGSRNDDIEGSGYTRSFELTRQQGQGQEQSPYLGFPDEVPIVRSTAVAAAGTGGKSCQDCGNQAKKDCTHLRCRTCCMSRGFPCSTHVRSTWVPAAKRRERQQQLSAAVTTAYGGNLESEIFPPEVNAEAKFRCVRVSAVDDADEKYAYQTTVHIAGHLFKGILYDHGAATDLPQLTGEASTSSATARDAAAPELLDQCPSTPLVAFVSGSPPPFSLHRQRHN; this is encoded by the exons ATGGCCGCTGGATTCCCTTTCGGAAGCGGCGTCGGTGGCGAAGGCCACCGAAAGATGCCGCTGACGGGGAATTTCTTCCTCTACGGCGGCGGTAGCCGGAACGATGACATAGAAGGTAGCGGCTACACTCGCAGCTTCGAGCTGACGCGGCAGCAGGGGCAGGGGCAGGAGCAGTCGCCGTATTTGGGCTTCCCCGACGAGGTACCGATTGTGCGTTCCACCGCCGTCGCCGCTGCTGGCACCGGAGGGAAGAGCTGCCAGGACTGCGGCAACCAGGCGAAGAAGGACTGCACCCACCTCCGTTGCCGTACCTGTTGCATGAGCCGCGGATTCCCCTGCTCCACCCACGTGAGGAGCACGTGGGTTCCTGCCGCCAAGCGCCGCGAGCGCCAGCAGCAACTCTCCGCCGCCGTCACCACCGCGTATG GAGGAAATCTCGAGTCTGAGATCTTCCCGCCGGAAGTGAACGCAGAGGCAAAGTTCCGCTGCGTGCGCGTCAGCGCCGTCGACGACGCCGACGAAAAGTACGCCTACCAGACCACCGTCCACATCGCGGGCCACCTCTTCAAAGGCATCCTCTACGATCACGGCGCCGCCACCGACCTCCCCCAACTCACCGGCGAAGCATCCACTTCCTCTGCCACCGCCCGCGACGCCGCGGCGCCGGAGCTCCTCGATCAATGCCCAAGCACTCCCCTCGTCGCCTTCGTCTCCGGTAGTCCGCCGCCGTTTTCCCTCCACCGACAGAGACACAACTAA
- the LOC121967941 gene encoding uncharacterized protein LOC121967941, producing the protein MPRARGRGWGSSRARSRSRGRDSGSGRGRGRACQRATTTDLGLDEAPISPSELIPGAQVGPSIGVGGQTEGQPHLVAAQVAVPAIPTASFIMEKARIPLLASSAKDRFTLFHGGTDPWVARTWLEDIEGTFGYMSCSNTEKVELAAYHFRGQASTWWKMQKTVFGDQIISWQSFREAFERQYFPAAFCVARRQEFMSLKQGDRSVLDYSAEFSRLAEFCPHMVAQDSDRMFHFTQGLAAYIRIRMSGFPVTTYREALDRAIFIEMTQQQVSQDREASRQTSQSSHSRQQSRGR; encoded by the coding sequence ATGCCACGAGCCCGTGGTCGCGGTTGGGGCAGTAGCCGTGCCCGTAGTCGCAGTCGTGGTCGCGACAGTGGTAGTGGTCGCGGTCGTGGTCGTGCATGTCAGCGTGCCACTACTACTGATCTTGGTTTGGATGAGGCTCCTATCTCCCCATCTGAGTTGATACCGGGAGCTCAGGTTGGTCCCAGTATTGGAGTCGGTGGTCAGACTGAGGGACAACCTCATCTTGTTGCAGCTCAGGTAGCCGTACCAGCCATTCCTACAGCATCGTTTATTATGGAAAAGGCCCGTATTCCTTTGCTTGCTAGTTCAGCAAAGGATCGTTTTACGCTGTTCCATGGAGGCACCGATCCTTGGGTGGCGCGTACATGGTTGGAGGATATTGAGGGCACTTTTGGGTACATGTCCTGTTCAAACACAGAGAAGGTAGAGCTAGCCGCTTATCATTTTCGAGGGCAAGCATCCACCTGGTGGAAGATGCAAAAGACAGTCTTTGGGGATCAGATTATCTCTTGGCAGTCTTTTCGAGAGGCGTTCGAGAGACAGTATTTTCCTGCAGCATTTTGTGTTGCTCGACGCCAGGAATTCATGAGTCTCAAGCAGGGTGACCGAAGCGTGCTAgactatagtgcagaatttagcaGACTTGCTGAGTTTTGCCCACATATGGTTGCTCAGGACTCAGACCGTATGTTTCACTTTACACAGGGACTGGCAGCATATATTCGGATCAGGATGTCTGGATTTCCTGTTACTACTTATCGAGAGGCACTTGATCGAGCCATATTtattgagatgactcagcagcaaGTCTCTCAAGATAGAGAAGCCAGCCGACAGACCTCGCAGAGCTCACACTCTAGACAGCAGAGTCGAGGTCGTTGA